AGTTTTACCTGGAACACCACAAACTGATCGAGAAATACCATATTGCCGATGGCATTCCCCGTGAGGGCGGCGGGGGCGAATATCCGTTGCAGGATGGATTTGGCTGGACCAACGGTGTGGTACGGCGCCTGATAGGTTTGTACGGCGAACCGTAATATTTTTACAGCCAGCCACGAACAACCTGCTGGCTATAAAATTACCCTCTTCAGGAGGCGATATTTAACATCATCGCCGCCTGAGTGCGGTTTTTCACTTCCAGGCGGCGGTAAAGCGACTCCAGATGCGCTTTAACCGTTCCGGTACTGATATTTAGCGCCCTGCCGATCTCTTTATTTGATTCACCTGCCGCCAGCATAGTTAAAATTTCCCGCTGGCGGGCGCTTAGCGATTTGAGATCTTTTGTGTCTTTTTCCGGTGTAGTTCGCCAGTCTCCGGGCAGAAACATCATTCCCATCGCCGCGCTATTTACCGCCAATGCAAACGTCTCGACGGCTGAATCACGCGGTACAATTGCCATCACGTTAAAATGGATAACTTCCTGTAACCATCGTTTGCTGCAATCTGTCGCCGTTATCAACACTTTAACATCAGGAAATTGCACTACGGTTTTTTGCAGTAACCAGTAGCAAAACTCACCATCCTGATCGCCATCAAGCATGACTAAGGCTTCAGGGGAGCTTTCCAGTTTTTGCCACAGTGCATCTGCCTGATCGACGCCCTGAATACTCACTCCTGGAATACGCTGCTGTAAGCTGATTTTCATTCCGTGAATAAATATTGACTGCCTGTCAAACATGATTATATGCATTACTGAATCTCCACCTGGATACGTTAAAACTCTTAAGTAGGGGAAGGGTATTACCCGAGAGGCAAAATAAGAATTCGCCATTTGGCGGTAGCCATTCTACAGATATGCAATGTGGAAAATAGTTACCGATATAAATAGTTACAGC
The DNA window shown above is from Escherichia sp. E4742 and carries:
- a CDS encoding helix-turn-helix transcriptional regulator; protein product: MHIIMFDRQSIFIHGMKISLQQRIPGVSIQGVDQADALWQKLESSPEALVMLDGDQDGEFCYWLLQKTVVQFPDVKVLITATDCSKRWLQEVIHFNVMAIVPRDSAVETFALAVNSAAMGMMFLPGDWRTTPEKDTKDLKSLSARQREILTMLAAGESNKEIGRALNISTGTVKAHLESLYRRLEVKNRTQAAMMLNIAS